Below is a window of Verrucomicrobiota bacterium DNA.
GTGATCCAAGGGAAGGGGTATGGTGAAGGTGACCTGATCCGGCAGGCTTTAGAAAAGAGTGATCTTCTGAAGGGTGCTGACGATTTCATCAAAGTAACAGGAAAGCTTTTTTGCCCTGGCACCGGGGGGATCTTTTCCGGAGAGGGTGAGGGCGAGTTTTTTGTCAGCAGGCATGTGCCTAAGGAAGATTTCATGGCGATCAGAAGGATGCTTTCGCCTCTTTATAAAAGTCAGCGAGGAAGCAGGGCGCTGGGATTTCTTAAACGGCGGATGAGGATCCCTTGGGGGCTCGTGGCGTCCGCTCCCGGAGCCTTGGTCGACACTCGTCTGTATCGGGTGAACAAGGCCTTTTACCTCAGCTCATTGGGTCAATCCTACCGCCGGGTGCAGGATGGTCTGGGCTATACGCTGGAACGCGCCTTTCATGACGATCTGATGGGACGCTCCTCCTCGGTGAGGATGCTGGAGATCTCTCCGGCCATTATCGGGACATCAGGAAGCATGGGCACCACGGCCGGGGAGATTTCAGAGGCGATCCGCATGGAGGCCCGTGAATTGGCTCTTCGATTGGCACCATAAAAGGCTGTTTGTAGTTCCGAAGCCCGAGGTATCCTCCCGAGCCACATCCATCCAATTTTCATCATCATGGAAACAGTCATTCAATTACTTAGGAAGGTTCCGTTCCTTGTCAGGATCAACCATGCTTATTACTCCCTAAAGAGGAGTCTGGAACTTGCGGTCAGTAATTTCATGTATAGGCGGGAGATCGGTGAGATCAGAAGGCTCGGGCAGTTTGCCCCCAATACTTCGGGTTATTATCAGGGATTAGAAAAAACCATCCATGATCTGACGTTGCTATCAGCCACTCAGCTTTTTCCAACGCTGGCGTCAATCGCCGATCGTTTCAGAGAAGCGCCGCTCACTCCCATCACGGCGGAACAGTTCTGCAAAGACCTTGGGGCCGAGGAGGAGGCTGCTACACTGAAGAAGGTCTTCGACTCCTATGGCTGCGACAAGTCACGAAACCACGACTACCACTTTGTCTATGGTGCGGTGCTGAAGAATCTCGAGAAGATCGATTCGATGCTCGAGATTGGCCTAGGAACGACCAATACTGATGTCGTCTCTAATATGGGCAAGATCTGGGTGCCCGGAAATTCCCTGCGTGCCTTCCGTGAGTATCTTCCCGGCACCCTCATCTATGGGGCCGACGTCGACAAGAGGATTCTGTTTGAAGAAGAACTTATCAAAACCTACTTCGTCGACCAGACGGATGCTACCACGATCACGGAACTCGGTGAGAAGATGCCCGGCAAGCTAGATCTGATTATCGATGACGGACTGCATGCCCCTAATGCCAACGTGGCGGTTCTCGCCTTTGCATTTAAAAAACTCAAGGCTGGAGGGTGGGTGGTGATCGAGGATATTTCCGAAGAAGCCGCTCCTATCTGGAAGGTGGTGAGCGCCCTGCTCCCAGCCCAGTATGCTTCCTATCTGATTCAGGCCAAGGGGGGCATGGTCTTTGCTGTGCAAATGCCGCTGTGATTCAATGGGAAAACTTCCAAGTAAAGTGCCGATGAAGTGTGCAGTCTTTGGGGGGGGAGGGTTTATCGGCTCTGCCATCTGTGA
It encodes the following:
- a CDS encoding class I SAM-dependent methyltransferase, yielding METVIQLLRKVPFLVRINHAYYSLKRSLELAVSNFMYRREIGEIRRLGQFAPNTSGYYQGLEKTIHDLTLLSATQLFPTLASIADRFREAPLTPITAEQFCKDLGAEEEAATLKKVFDSYGCDKSRNHDYHFVYGAVLKNLEKIDSMLEIGLGTTNTDVVSNMGKIWVPGNSLRAFREYLPGTLIYGADVDKRILFEEELIKTYFVDQTDATTITELGEKMPGKLDLIIDDGLHAPNANVAVLAFAFKKLKAGGWVVIEDISEEAAPIWKVVSALLPAQYASYLIQAKGGMVFAVQMPL